In Colletotrichum higginsianum IMI 349063 chromosome 3, whole genome shotgun sequence, a genomic segment contains:
- a CDS encoding Class II Aldolase and Adducin domain-containing protein, whose amino-acid sequence MAPSTSVNQLPQVDASAATHNNGNGNGALKQEKSPFMKTTAFPRPQKFDDPYQERQYLKERLALGFRIFAKNGFDAGVAGHITVRDPVEPDSFWLNPFGVPWPLLKASDLIRVNAEGEVVEGGPIKLLNTAAYMIHHAVHEARPDVKCVAHSHSLYGQAFSSLGRNLDNISQDTCAFYNDIVLYSSFGGIVLGKEEGLRIAAALGDKKAAILQNHGLITCGKSVESCVYWFLSLERCCHQQLLADAAAGGRGHETVKIDHEDAEFTYNTIGTESAGWFSGKPAFDMMEHESGFTYKM is encoded by the exons ATGGCTCCTTCAACATCCGTCAACCAACTACCCCAGGTAgacgcctcggccgccacccacaacaacggcaacggcaacggcgccctCAAGCAGGAAAAGTCCCCATTCATGAAGACTACGGCTTTCCCCAGGCCCCAAAAGTTCGACGATCCGTATCAGGAGCGGCAGTACCTCAAAGAGCGACTGGCTCTGGGCTTCCGCATCTTTGCCAAAAACGGGTTCGACGCTGGCGTGGCGGGCCACATCACCGTCCGG GACCCCGTTGAGCCGGACTCGTTCTGGCTGAACCCGTTCGGCGTGCCTTGGCCGCTCCTCAAGGCCTCGGATCTCATCCGCGTGAATGCCGAGGgtgaggtcgtcgagggtggCCCGATCAAGCTTCTCAACACAGCTG CCTACATGATTCACCATGCAGTCCACGAGGCCCGCCCTGACGTAAAATGCGTGGCTCACTCCCACTCCCTCTACGGCCAGGCCTTCTCGTCCCTGGGCCGTAATCTCGACAACATCAGCCAGGACACCTGCGCCTTCTACAACGACATCGTCCTCTACAGCTCCTTTggcggcatcgtcctcggcaaggaggaaggCCTGCGCATTGcagccgccctcggcgacaagaaggccgccatcCTGCAGAACCACGGCCTAATCACCTGCGGCAAGTCCGTTGAGAGCTGCGTCTACTGGTTCCTGAGTCTTGAGCGCTGCTGTcaccagcagctcctcgccgatgccgccgcagGAGGACGGGGCCACGAGACGGTCAAGATTGATcacgaggacgccgagttTACGTACAACACGATCGGGACGGAGTCCGCTGGGTGGTTTTCCGGGAA
- a CDS encoding NOL1/NOP2/sun family protein yields MGRKFRGGKKGKGRGGGNATGGDRGRQPRSESWQSYPAVKKENERLQRYYNTIIGLSEEEQVPFWDALRRDLPNSFRFCGSKGHALAVKKLLQSRYMPEIEKIEHADGRAVEPPKPLSWYPNELAWWMTTPKNIIRKYPPFAAFQKFLVSETTVGNISRQEVVSMIPPLLMDVRPGMTVLDMCAAPGSKAGQLLEMIHQGEEARVRKVLRAFAKEDGLDLGEETEEERQADLEADPADAGRTTGLLIANDADYKRGHMLVHQLKRLGSPNLLVTNHDATQYPSIKLPSDPATPNKPQYLKFDRILADVPCSGDGTLRKNMNLWKDWQPGSALGLHVTQVRILLRALAMLKVGGRVVYSTCSMNPVENESVVAAAIDRAGGPDKVEILDCSNELQGLVRAPGMRKWQIMDKSGRLWGSQAEVDEYTKNSADGIAPGRIVDTMFPPVEGSVGADIPLERCMRVYAHQQDTGGFFITVLQKKAEVKIRPEDQKIDDATKSNGNTAAATPVAEETKPEENTEEKTEAKTEEAPAATETGKPEEKSEAKATTEADVPEQDAINGAKRPREDDTADGETQETKKPKLDATQEKPKRSNRNIHGQVEEPFKYLDPKHEVIKNIKTFYHVSSRFPEDRFMVRNAAGEPAKAIYYTSALARDILVENEGRGIKVIHGGVKMFMKQDAPSAEICRWRIQSEGMPILQGYVGEQRVVRLTTKETLRRLLIEMFPRIADGEWEKMGEIGARVRDIGMGCCVLRVEPDGSDPAFSERMALPLWKSIHSLNLMLPKEDRTAMLLRIFNDTTPLINNSLQKQRQIDEAARVKAAGEASAAEKENVDTEEANDTEDVIDIEDAPTPEEMDRDEPEPTTTATENS; encoded by the exons ATGGGTCGCAAATTCAGA GGTGGAAAGAAGGGCAagggtcgcggcggcggcaacgccaCTGGCGGTGATCGCGGTCGCCAGCCTCGCAGCGAGTCGTGGCAGTCGTACCCTGCcgtcaagaaggagaacGAGAGGCTCCAGCGTTACTACAACACCATCATCGGCCtctcggaggaggagcaggttCCCTTCTGGGATGCGCTGCGCAGAGACCTTCCCAACAGCTTCCGCTTCTGCGGCTCCAAAGG CCACGCCTTGGCCGTGAAGAAGCTCCTACAAAGTCGATACATGCCCGAGATCGAAAAGATCGAACACGCCGACgggcgcgccgtcgagcccCCCAAGCCGTTGTCGTGGTACCCCAACGAGCTTGCTTGGTGGATGACCACCCCGAAGAACATCATCCGCAAATACCCCCCCTTCGCCGCCTTCCAGAAGTTTCTCGTTTCCGAGACGACCGTCGGCAACATTAGCAGACAGGAGGTTGTCAGCATGATTCCCCCTCTTCTGATGGACGTTCGCCCCGGCATGACCGTGCTGGACATGTGCGCTGCGCCTGGCAGCAAGgccggccagctcctcgagatGATTCAccagggcgaggaggcaAGAGTCCGGAAGGTCCTGCGTGCGTTCGCCAAGGAGGACGGtcttgacctcggcgaggagacggaggaggagcgccaggctgacctcgaggccgacccGGCGGATGCTGGCCGCACCACTGGTCTTCTGATTGCCAATGACGCCGACTACAAGCGCGGCCACATGCTCGTTCACCAGCTCAAGCGTCTCGGCTCTCCGAACTTGCTCGTCACGAACCACGACGCCACTCAGTACCCCTCCATCAAGCTCCCTTCCGACCCGGCGACCCCGAACAAGCCTCAGTACCTCAAGTTCGACCGCATTCTCGCCGACGTGCCCTGCTCGGGCGATGGCACCCTGAGAAAGAACATGAACTTGTGGAAAGATTGGCAGCCCGGCAGCGCGCTGGGTCTCCATGTCACTCAGGTCAGGATTCTCCTGCGCGCCCTTGCCATGCTCAAGGTCGGAGGCCGTGTCGTCTACTCCACCTGCAGCATGAACCCCGTCGAGAACGAGTCTGTCGTCGCAGCCGCCATTGACCGCGCCGGTGGTCCCGACAAGGTTGAGATCCTCGACTGCAGCAACGAGCTGCAGGGACTCGTCCGCGCTCCTGGCATGCGCAAGTGGCAGATCATGGATAAGTCCGGCAGGCTATGGGGCTcgcaggccgaggtcgacgagtACACCAAGAacagcgccgacggcatcgcgCCTGGCAGAATTGTCGATACCATGTTCCCGCCCGTGGAGGGTAGCGTGGGCGCGGACATTCCTCTCGAGCGCTGCATGAGAGTCTACGCTCACCAGCAGGATACCGGTGGCTTCTTCATCACCGTTTTGCAAAAGAAGGCCGAGGTCAAGATCCGCCCCGAGGACCAGAAGATTGACGACGCGACGAAGTCAAACGGGAACACGGCAGCCGCCACCcccgtggccgaggagacgAAGCCCGAGGAGAATACTGAAGAGAAGACCGAGGCGAAGACTGAGGAGGCACCCGCGGCTACCGAGACCGGCAAGCCGGAGGAAAAGAGTGAGGCAAAGGCCacgaccgaggccgacgtgCCCGAGCAGGATGCTATAAACGGCGCTAAGCGGCCGCGGGAAGACGACACGGCTGACGGTGAGACCCAAGAGACAAAGAAGCCCAAGCTCGACGCGACACAAGAGAAGCCTAAGAGATCCAACCGCAACATCCACggccaggtcgaggagcCCTTTAAATACCTCGACCCCAAGCACGAGGTCATCAAGAACATCAAGACCTTTTACCACGTCTCGTCACGCTTCCCCGAGGACCGCTTCATGGTGCGCAACGCCGCGGGCGAGCCGGCCAAGGCCATTTACTACACCTCGGCGCTTGCGCGCGACATTCTCGTCGAAAACGAGGGCCGCGGCATCAAGGTCAtccacggcggcgtcaaAATGTTCATGAAACAGGACGCCCCCTCGGCCGAGATCTGCCGCTGGCGCATCCAGTCCGAGGGCATGCCGATCCTGCAGGGCTACGTCGGCGAGCAGCGCGTTGTCCGCCTCACGACCAAAGAGAcgctccgccgcctcctcatTGAGATGTTCCCCCGCATTGCCGACGGCGAGTGGGAGAAGATGGGCGAGATTGGCGCACGCGTCCGCGACATCGGCATGGGCTGCTGCGTGCTCCGCGTCGAGCCCGACGGCTCCGACCCGGCCTTCAGCGAGCGCATGGCGCTGCCGCTGTGGAAGAGCATTCACTCGCTCAACCTCATGCTGCCCAAAGAGGACCGCACCGCCATGCTGCTGCGTATCTTCAACGACACGACGCCgctcatcaacaacagcTTGCAGAAACAGCGGCAGATCGATGAGGCGGCCAGGGTCAAGGCGGCGGGAgaggcctctgccgccgagaaggaaaACGTCGACACCGAGGAAGCCAACGACACCGAGGATGTCATCGACATCGAGGACGCCCCAACGCCTGAGGAGATGGACCGAGACGAGCCCGAGCCCACCACCACGGCTACCGAGAACTCTTGA
- a CDS encoding Tuberous sclerosis 1 — protein MASSASLKDLSKTLTSFYVSPSLPLPNEVAEVIDAYLNKHEKYDDSSAERLQDELLSIWEKHVKGAPAKYAPYIHIFRLLVPAIRTPARLFKWWDILNDPVLENITREKGLMEESHHATLEVLMLDTPENDDSHTEALVNPFAKRLLLTWLEKYYKIQSETDLSAQSSERAIRQALITYGKKRPRDFLFTLDTCFVRSEFRARVAKLLCEFVQSQPPHLHLILQTPLFNNLLRCLQQDTSATVISVAITALIMILPHMPSSLVPHLPSLFNIYARLLFWDSERTGIVEATSDENEQKSLASPSGWETCPYSPETDDVEVPHLANYFTILYGLYPINFMDYIRKPQRYLRHANAANPDELEVQPTEIRHKSERYRQSHLLHPNFYTLTIESEKTDFGRWMTSEPAEVVAECMALRFSPETFATVDPGNTQTAEGDNFLLSDESDRDGLGPALLSGSGSEPGAESWRNTEQDSRASSRVHSTSQGQSSLSSQPSHRNSLEVPKADVIADSPTLPPQLIPSPSHTQLQDMLHSNKVIKSGLHQSLANDSVPSLALSHQESAAEKSGSHMPPPLPAISAPTSVSDGQSQIAHLQRQILLLHNDLNFERYLKQQHMAHIGELRRRQVREAASEAETQNLILTNRTLRKRLEDSKKAEMQIRKESEKSRTLAKKWESDLSAKLRTLREESRKTKTEIQSLQQELQGAREESEKLKKLVCDAEVKELNSKQTMQSIEINAAENDRLKADVERLSISERNLQAKEAERQAAITTAAEAENRAEMLGLKLEAREEELQKTKKLFQTQIGVLNAKLLEAHEGIYSRRTAETKAAVESALAASRAKQAELQKQYTNLMRKYTVLQSQVEENRFSVGSSNSHGRGEFVFRMEGDREGSMHSTSPVTTRGSHSGLHRVLSDHDFLNPTSYNPTPPIMSKPPTPVPAGSSHLPPVASSPSEVEDGAAASLTSTAAADPKYFGRGESGTARIRFRDGFWRIN, from the exons ATGGCGTCGTCAGC GTCACTCAAGGACCTTTCCAAAACCCTGACGTCCTTCTACGTCTCGCCTTCCCTTCCACTGCCCAACGAAGTCGCCGAGGTCATCGATGCCTACCTGAACAAGCACGAGAAGTACGACGATTCGAGCGCCGAGAGACTCCAGGATGAACTCCTCAGCATCTGGGAAAAGCATGTCAAGGGTGCACCGGCCAAATATGCCCCTTACATCCACATCTTCCGCCTTCTTGTGCCTGCGATCCGTACGCCGGCCCGTCTGTTCAAGTGGTGGGACATTCTGAACGACCCGGTGCTAGAGAACATTACCCGGGAGAAAGGCTTGATGGAAGAGTCCCACCATGCGACGCTAGAGGTTTTGATGCTAGACACACCGGAAAACGACGACTCACATACCGAAGCCTTGGTGAACCCGTTTGCGAAACGACTGTTGTTGACGTGGTTGGAAAAATACTATAAAATCCAGTCCGAGACCGACTTGAGCGCGCAATCCAGCGAGCGCGCAATACGACAGGCTCTGATTACATACGGCAAGAAGAGGCCCAGA GATTTCCTATTCACATTGGATACGTGCTTCGTGCGGAGTGAATTCCGAGCGAGAGTCGCCAAGCTCCTTTGCGAATTCGTCCAAAGTCAGCCACCGCACCTACACCTGATATTGCAGACGCCGCTGTTCAACAACTTGTTGCGGTGTTTGCAGCAAGATACGTCTGCAACTGTCATTTCCGTGGCCATCACCGCCCTGATCATGATATTGCCACATATGCCCAGTTCATTGGTGCCGCATCTCCCCAGTCTTTTCAACATTTATGCACGGTTGCTATTCTGGGATAGCGAACGGACTGGTATTGTTGAGGCCACATCGGATGAAAACGAGCAAAAGAGTCTGGCATCACCATCGGGATGGGAGACCTGCCCTTACTCTCCGGAGACTGACGACGTCGAAGTCCCTCATTTGGCCAACTACTTCACAATCCTCTACGGCTTGTACCCCATCAATTTCATGGACTACATCCGGAAACCGCAGCGGTACCTCCGACACGCAAATGCAGCCAATCCAGACGAGCTTGAAGTCCAGCCAACCGAGATACGGCACAAGTCCGAGCGCTACAGACAAAGCCATCTTTTGCATCCAAATTTCTACACTCTTACGATCGAGTCTGAAAAGACCGATTTCGGGCGTTGGATGACTAGTGAGCCTGCAGAAGTCGTGGCCGAATGTATGGCGCTGCGCTTCTCCCCGGAGACATTTGCGACCGTTGATCCGGGCAATACCCAGACCGCCGAAGGAGACAACTTCCTGCTTAGTGACGAATCAGACCGGGATGGTCTTGGGCCCGCCCTGCTCAGCGGCTCCGGGTCGGAACCTGGGGCGGAGAGCTGGAGGAACACGGAACAGGATTCGCGGGCGAGCAGTCGTGTTCACTCGACCAGTCAAGGACAGAGCTCGTTATCCAGCCAACCTTCGCATAGGAACTCACTCGAAGTCCCAAAGGCGGATGTGATCGCCGATAGTCCGACACTTCCCCCACAGCTCATACCGTCGCCCTCCCACACACAGTTGCAAGATATGTTGCACTCGAACAAGGTCATCAAGTCGGGACTGCATCAGTCACTGGCGAACGACAGTGTGCCGTCACTCGCATTGAGCCACCAAGAATCCGCGGCAGAGAAGTCTGGCAGCCAcatgccccctcccctgccgGCCATCTCTGCACCAACTTCTGTGTCTGATGGTCAGTCTCAGATTGCGCATTTGCAGCGACAGATACTTCTTTTGCATAACGACCTGAACTTTGAGAGGTATCTGAAGCAGCAGCACATGGCGCATATTGGCGAGCTGCGAAGGAGACAGGTTCGAGAAGCCGCGAGTGAGGCTGAAACTCAGAATCTCATTTTAACCAACCGAACATTGAGGAAGCGGTTGGAAGACTCAAAAAAGGCCGAAATGCAAATCAGAAAGGAGTCGGAGAAGAGCCGTACTCTAGCCAAGAAGTGGGAGTCTGATTTGTCCGCGAAACTAAGAACTCTGCGCGAGGAGTCAAGGAAGACCAAGACGGAAATCCAGTCGTTGCAGCAGGAGCTACAGGGTGCAAGAGAAGAGTCCGAGAAATTGAAGAAGCTGGTTTGCGATGCCGAGGTTAAGGAGCTCAATTCGAAGCAGACAATGCAGTCCATCGAGATCAATGCCGCCGAGAACGACCGGCTGAAGGCCGATGTGGAGCGGCTGTCCATCTCGGAGAGGAATCTCCAAGCCAAGGAGGCGGAGAGACAGGCGGCAATCACGACTGCGGCGGAAGCAGAAAACCGGGCAGAGATGCTTGGGCTGAAActcgaggcgcgcgaggaggagctccaAAAGACTAAGAAGCTTTTCCAGACCCAGATTGGTGTGTTGAACGCCAAGCTTCTGGAGGCACACGAGGGCATCTACAGCAGACGAAccgccgagaccaaggctGCGGTCGAGAGTGCGCTGGCGGCGAGCCGGGCGAAGCAGGCTGAGCTGCAGAAGCAGTACACGAATCTGATGAGGAAGTACACAGTGCTCCAGTCgcaggtcgaggagaacAGGTTCTCGGTCGGATCTTCCAACTCTCATGGTCGAGGCGAGTTCGTCTTCCGCATGGAAGGGGACAGGGAGGGCTCGATGCACTCAACCAGCCCCGTCACGACGCGAGGCAGCCATTCGGGTCTGCACAGGGTCCTGTCCGACCACGACTTCCTCAACCCGACGTCGTACAAtccgacgccgcccatcATGTCCAAGCCGCCGACCCCGGTGCCTGCGGGCTCGTCGCACCTTCCGCCAGTGGCGTCCAGCCCGTCAGAAGTTGAAGACGGCGCAGCCGCCAGCctgacgtcgacggcggcggcggatccAAAATATTTCGGCAGAGGTGAGTCTGGAACGGCCCGGATTCGGTTCCGCGATGGGTTTTGGCGGATCAACTAA
- a CDS encoding ThiJ/PfpI family protein, translating to MANKSSAVADEPIEVLFALQPNFDLLDMAGPMEALTTALHDQKDKNSKAFECTIAAAEPKVVSDSGVTIGTQISFKDAYERLSDFDVLVIVGGGSETVLKANAEPLPLIQAFSELQQTDPTHERTLLSVCTGALFLAKQGILAGLSATTHSDYITKFEILCSEAATRNLTERTDVIDDARYVVNNLRFDLGDEDENPYVRRKSDTGRRPSNARKGSMSFKSSGRRESITRRAAMRLGGLRVITASGNSAGVDAALYLISALVDDASAEEVARTMNWTWNKGVVVDGLDV from the exons ATGGCAAACAAGAGCTCGGCAGTGGCGGACGAGCCCATTGAGGTTCTGTTCGCCCTGCAACCCAACTTCGACCTTCTCGACATGGCAGGTCCAATGGAGGCCTTGACCACCGCCCTTCATGATCAGAAGGACAAGA ACTCGAAGGCCTTCGAGTGTACCATCGCGGCCGCAGAGCCCAAGGTCGTCTCCGACTCTGGCGTCACCATTGGCACCCAAATCTCCTTTAAGGACGCCTACGAGCGTCTCAGTGACTTTGACGTTCTCGTCattgttggcggcggcagcgaaACCGTCCTCAAGGCTAACGCcgagcccctccccctcatccAGGCCTTTTCCGAGCTGCAGCAGACGGACCCCACCCACGAGCGCACGCTTCTTTCTGTCTGCACTGGTGCCCTCTTCCTTGCTAAGCAGggcatcctcgccggcctgtCGGCCACGACCCACTCAGACTACATTACCAAGTTCGAGATTCTCTGCAGTGAAGCCGCTACCCGCAACCTGACCGAGCGAACCGACGTGATCGACGATGCTCGATACGTCGTCAACAACTTGCGCTTCGACCTtggagacgaggacgagaaccCGTATGTCCGCCGCAAGTCAGACACTGGCCGCCGACCCTCCAATGCCAG AAAGGGCAGCATGTCCTTCAAGAGCTCTGGCCGCCGCGAGTCCATTACTCGCCGCGCCGCGATGCGCCTGGGTGGTCTCCGTGTCATTACGGCGTCTGGAAACAGCGCTGGTGTGGATGCAGCTTTGTATCTCATCAGCGctctcgtcgatgacgcgtcggccgaggaggtcgctCGCACGATGAACTGGACCTGGAACAAGGGCGTCGTtgttgacggcctcgatgtcTAA
- a CDS encoding Ribosomal protein L23, producing the protein MAEALTKAVARQAPSFKLGTKPVFLPNHVITLIRKDRAPANWATFNVPLTFTKFDLRDYLWNLYDVEVTAVRSWVKEAPIERKGASSGYYRPQSQKFMTVQMKKAFVWPSPPEDLEPWNKKLWDAREATSQKQYRADVARQLGRLAYPSKEKESTDRKKLRHVASRMVEGKLAFKNNIELDSKWDQIVKAAKVGGRKSS; encoded by the exons ATGGCGGAAGCATTGACAAAGGCGGTAGCCCGCCAAGCACCCAGCTTCAAGCTCGGAACGAAACCAGTCTTCCT GCCGAATCATGTCATCACCCTCATTCGCAAGGACCGCGCCCCCGCGAACTGGGCGACCTTCAACGTGCCTCTGACCTTCACAAAGTTCGACCTGCGCGACTATCTCTGGAACCTGTACGACGTCGAGGTGACGGCGGTACGGTCATGGGTTAAGGAGGCGCCCATCGAGCGCAAGGGCGCGTCGTCGGGCTACTACCGGCCGCAAAGTCAGAAGTTCATGACGGTGCAGATGAAAAAGGCATTTGTGTGGCCCAGCCCgcccgaggacctcgagccGTGGAACAAGAAGCTGTGGGACGCGCGCGAGGCGACGTCGCAGAAGCAGTACCGCGCGGACGTCGCCCGTCAGCTCGGCAGGCTGGCGTACCCGagcaaggagaaggagagcaCCGACCGGAAGAAGCTGCGCCATGTGGCTTCCCGGATGGTGGAGGGCAAGCTAGCGTTCAAGAACAACATCGAGTTGGACAGCAAGTGGGACCAGATCgtcaaggcggccaaggtggGGGGAAGAAAGTCATCATGA
- a CDS encoding Mt-a70 family: MVSRPASEASSASSSPRSILFRAEDRSVFLVDIPASLEESQVLPGHSAETVGPPQRRLVSVDPVATPFSIPEPRDPQTNNQTPASQLADLMIEAAVRSALDTLGKNYAAPFCLPRVTTGGSSNIRDSSGGLGRKSQQDHVTSQGADADAAAVTAHFIPEESVYLSGSIQETRDSFLSTAPKFHLIVLDPPWPNKSARRKTGGYSTVYGLKDTRTLLDQIPVVGHLADGGLVAIWVTNKATLVDLLTSPRGVLASWGLEAAAEWTWVKLTSQGEPVFDTESAWRKPWERLIIARKRGDNRKVPQRVIAAVPDVHSRKPNLRHLFEDLLPQGYLGLEVFARNLTAGWWGWGNEVLRFQESQHWVAQ, encoded by the coding sequence ATGGTCTCTAGACCTGCGTCAGAGGCCTCATCGGCAAGCTCCTCACCACGTAGCATCTTATTTCGCGCCGAGGACCGGTCCGTAttcctcgtcgacatcccCGCCTCTCTGGAAGAAAGCCAGGTCTTGCCGGGTCACAGTGCCGAGACAGTAGGGCCACCGCAAAGACGGCTCGTCTCAGTCGACCCCGTTGCCACACCCTTTTCAATACCGGAACCCCGGGACCCCCAGACCAACAACCAAACGCCAGCGAGCCAACTTGCAGACCTTATGATTGAGGCGGCGGTGAGAAGTGCCCTTGACACGCTAGGCAAGAACTACGCCGCGCCATTCTGCCTCCCACGGGTGACCACCGGCGGGAGCAGCAACATTAGAgacagcagcggcggcttAGGCCGGAAGAGCCAGCAGGATCATGTTACGTCGCAAGGAGCGGATGCGGATGCGGCTGCGGTTACGGCGCATTTCATCCCTGAAGAGTCTGTATATCTGAGCGGCTCGATCCAAGAGACGAGAGACTCATTCCTCTCGACAGCGCCCAAGTTCCACCTCATCGTTCTGGATCCCCCATGGCCCAACAAATCAGCGAGAAGAAAGACGGGCGGCTATTCCACCGTCTACGGTCTCAAGGATACCCGGACGCTTCTGGATCAAATTCCCGTCGTTGGCCATCTTGCTGATGGCGGCCTCGTTGCTATTTGGGTGACTAACAAAGCAACTTTGGTAGACTTGCTCACCTCGCCCAGAGGAGTTCTCGCCAGCtggggcctcgaggccgccgctgAATGGACCTGGGTCAAGCTCACCTCCCAAGGAGAGCCTGTATTCGATACCGAGTCTGCTTGGAGAAAGCCGTGGGAGAGACTCATCATTGCCAGAAAAAGGGGCGACAACCGCAAGGTCCCGCAGAGGGTGATCGCCGCGGTGCCTGATGTACACTCCCGGAAGCCAAATCTCCGTCACTTGTTTGAAGACTTGCTGCCTCAAGGAtaccttggcctcgaggtgTTTGCGCGCAACTTGACGGCGGGTTGGTGGGGATGGGGCAACGAAGTCCTCCGCTTTCAAGAGTCCCAACACTGGGTTGCGCAATAG
- a CDS encoding Mitochondrial carrier protein — protein MPSALLEHASMSEIAPNKQRDAARPKPPPRAPPVCPTDDDETIETRKQTRTFDYIWRSGVAGGLAGCAAKTVVAPLDRVKILFQASNPQFAKYTGSWFGVVTAMKDIRSHEGLTGLFRGHSATLIRIFPYAGIKFLAYEQIRSMVIRRKEHETPWRRLISGSMAGVTSVFFTYPLEVIRVRLAFETKHGGSSLAAICRRIYNERFVRTSPAAQAASTSATEAAAASPVAAIAPRSGLINFYRGFTPTLLGMLPYAGMSFLTHDTAGDILRHPSLAKWTTLPQQKNSPTGKPAPLRSWAELLAGGVAGLVSQTASYPLEVIRRRMQVGGAVGDGHRLRISETAAMIFREKGTPGFFVGLTIGYVKVVPMAAVAFYTYERAKTWLRI, from the exons ATGCCGTCAGCGTTACTGGAACATGCCTCCATGTCGGAGATAGCACCGAACAAACAACGAGATGCTGCGCGACCGAAGCCGCCCCCGAGGGCGCCCCCCGTGTGCCCAaccgacgatgacgagacGATAGAGACGAGGAAGCAAACGCGCACGTTCGACTACATCTGGCGGTCCGGCGTCGCCGGAGGCTTGGCAGGCTGTGCT GCTAAAACGGTCGTCGCACCTCTCGATCGTGTCAAGATCCTCTTCCAGGCGAGCAATCCGCAGTTCGCAAAGTACACGGGCTCGTGGTTCGGCGTTGTGACGGCAATGAAGGACATCCGCTCTCACGAAGGCCTTACGGGGCTGTTTAGAGGACACTCAGCGACGCTCATTCGAATCTTCCCATACGCCGGCATCAAGTTCCTTGCGTACGAACAAATCCGCTCCATGGTGATCCGTCGGAAAGAACATGAAACTCCGTGGCGCCGCCTTATCAGCGGCTCCATGGCGGGCGTCACTTCCGTCTTCTTTACATATCCCTTGGAGGTTATTCGCGTCCGTTTGGCTTTTGAGACAAAACACGGGGGCTCTTCGCTAGCTGCGATTTGCCGCCGGATTTACAACGAGCGCTTTGTGCGGACTTCCCCGGCAGCACAGGCAGCCAGTACCTCGGCaaccgaggcggcggccgcttCCCCAGTCGCCGCGATCGCACCGCGTTCGGGATTGATCAATTTCTACAGAGGATTCACGCCCACTTTGCTGGGCATGCTTCCTTACGCCGGCATGTCCTTCCTTACGCACGACACTGCGGGCGATATCCTTCGCCACCCCAGTCTTGCCAAGTGGACGACCCTTCCCCAGCAGAAGAACTCGCCCACGGGAAAGCCTGCACCACTCCGGTCCTGGGCCGAGCTCCTGGCTGGCGGTGTCGCTGGTCTCGTATCCCAGACTGCTTCGTACCCTCTGGAAGTCATTCGCCGGCGAATGCAGGTTGGAGGCGCCGTCGGGGACGGCCACCGACTTCGCATTagcgagacggcggccatgatTTTCCGGGAGAAGGGGACGCCGGGATTTTTCGTTGGTTTGACGATCGGCTATGTCAAGGTAGTGCCCATGGCGGCAGTGGCATTTTACACGTACGAGAGGGCCAAGACGTGGCTCAGAATCTAG